The following coding sequences are from one Nicotiana tabacum cultivar K326 chromosome 1, ASM71507v2, whole genome shotgun sequence window:
- the LOC107786344 gene encoding calcium-binding protein KRP1-like gives MATSRKSNFNDLLPLMAEKLGGDGLIGELCKGFQLLMDKDKDVITFESLKKNSALLGLQDLSDDDLKSMLKEGDFDGDGALNQMEFCVLMFRLSPELMEQSQFFLEEALNQDFDFSF, from the coding sequence ATGGCTACTTCAAGAAAATCCAACTTCAATGATCTTTTGCCACTTATGGCTGAAAAACTAGGTGGGGATGGTTTGATTGGTGAATTATGTAAAGGGTTTCAATTATTAATGGATAAGGATAAAGATGTCATTACATTTGAGAGTCTAAAAAAGAATTCTGCTTTGTTAGGGCTTCAAGATTTGAGTGATGATGATCTTAAGAGTATGCTAAAAGAAGGTGATTTTGATGGAGATGGAGCTCTTAATCAGATGgaattttgtgttttgatgtttAGATTGAGTCCTGAATTAATGGAACAATCTCAGTTTTTCTTAGAAGAAGCTCTTAACCAAGATTTTGACTTTTCATTCTAA
- the LOC107786341 gene encoding calcium-binding protein KRP1 translates to MATSRKSNFNDFLPLMAEKLGGDGLIGELCKGFQLLMDKDKRVITFESLKKNSALLGLQDLSDDDLKSMLKEGDFDGDGALNQMEFCVLMFRLSPELMEQSQFLLDEALNQDSEFSF, encoded by the coding sequence ATGGCTACGTCAAGAAAATCCAATTTCAATGATTTTTTGCCACTTATGGCTGAAAAACTAGGTGGGGATGGTTTAATTGGTGAATTATGTAAAGGGTTTCAGTTGTTAATGGATAAGGATAAAAGGGTCATTACATTTGAGAGTCTAAAAAAGAATTCTGCTTTGTTAGGGCTTCAAGATTTGAGTGATGATGATCTTAAGAGTATGCTAAAAGAAGGCGATTTTGATGGAGATGGAGCTCTTAATCAGATGgaattttgtgttttgatgtttAGATTGAGTCCTGAATTAATGGAACAGTCTCAGTTTTTGTTAGATGAGGCTCTTAACCAAGATTCTGAGTTTTCATTctaa